The Helicobacter suis HS1 genome has a window encoding:
- a CDS encoding AlwI family type II restriction endonuclease, whose product MSKKPKYKILSFSTTMRNPKRIGAFLEVLSRFENYPLTHAVIIRIVATLIKEKLYETEYERRTYKEKLKNDSEFSDAQIQEIITNSPQKHKEAGFERGWESRFDTWYKLSKEFGFCYYRMGKPILISKTGHMLIKAINTEGENGARVANIFLNALIKYQRNNPFRCVRNDNAPLPLLLNTMHTLKEQIGDSKIHTQEIPFLLCWKDNDHKALANYILDFRYTNPHFQYSDDLIYEKALELLESTNTRRFKKVQVCGEGVDDYIRKMRMTQLITLRGGGFFIDLNAFESTKTDYVIQHYTNYPKHGDNASYFAYMGTIDSYILDIPPSVDNTTRESIKIQALNHFAKTYTQEQIFSELKILATKKASKDTLLKNIPEPTRLEFLTSIALKKIYRDLEVLPNYSVDDEGLPTSHASGGKPDIICDDSSSHAITEVSLLCGRAQLSNELIPIARHLDEESKQHKDKHNFALFIAPTIHGDCQRYARFAKQDENLEICNLESLSMQSF is encoded by the coding sequence ATGTCTAAAAAACCCAAATATAAAATCCTATCCTTCAGCACAACCATGCGCAACCCCAAGCGTATTGGAGCGTTTTTAGAAGTACTTTCTAGATTTGAAAATTACCCTCTAACACATGCCGTGATTATAAGGATTGTTGCTACTTTGATTAAGGAAAAGCTTTATGAAACCGAGTATGAAAGACGCACTTATAAAGAGAAACTAAAAAATGACTCAGAATTTAGCGATGCCCAAATCCAAGAGATCATCACAAATTCGCCCCAAAAACACAAAGAAGCGGGCTTTGAGCGTGGATGGGAAAGCCGTTTTGACACTTGGTATAAACTCTCAAAAGAATTTGGCTTTTGTTACTATAGAATGGGTAAGCCAATTTTGATCTCTAAAACGGGGCATATGCTTATTAAAGCCATAAACACAGAAGGGGAAAATGGAGCTAGAGTTGCAAACATTTTCTTAAACGCACTAATTAAATACCAACGAAATAATCCCTTTAGGTGTGTGCGCAATGACAACGCTCCTCTGCCCTTGCTATTAAACACCATGCACACTCTTAAAGAACAAATAGGGGATTCTAAAATCCACACTCAAGAAATCCCCTTTTTGCTATGTTGGAAAGACAACGACCATAAGGCATTAGCAAACTATATACTAGACTTCAGATACACAAACCCACATTTTCAATACAGCGATGATCTTATCTATGAAAAAGCCCTAGAGCTCTTAGAGAGTACCAATACACGGCGCTTTAAAAAAGTACAAGTATGTGGGGAGGGTGTAGATGATTATATCCGCAAGATGCGCATGACACAGCTCATTACATTGAGGGGTGGGGGATTCTTCATTGACCTTAATGCCTTTGAAAGTACAAAGACTGATTATGTGATCCAGCACTATACCAACTATCCTAAGCACGGCGATAATGCATCTTATTTTGCCTACATGGGGACAATTGATAGCTACATTTTAGACATCCCTCCTAGTGTGGATAACACCACAAGAGAGAGCATCAAGATCCAAGCTCTAAACCATTTTGCCAAAACTTACACGCAAGAGCAAATCTTTAGCGAATTAAAAATCCTTGCTACTAAAAAAGCGAGCAAAGACACACTTTTAAAAAATATTCCTGAGCCGACACGGCTTGAGTTTCTTACAAGTATTGCCTTAAAGAAAATTTATAGAGATTTGGAAGTTTTGCCAAATTACAGTGTTGATGATGAGGGGCTACCTACAAGCCATGCAAGTGGAGGCAAACCCGATATTATTTGTGATGATTCTAGTTCTCATGCTATCACAGAAGTAAGCTTATTATGTGGACGGGCACAACTTTCTAACGAACTCATCCCCATTGCAAGGCACTTAGATGAGGAAAGCAAGCAACATAAAGATAAACACAACTTCGCCCTTTTTATTGCCCCTACAATCCATGGCGATTGCCAAAGATACGCTAGATTTGCCAAGCAAGATGAAAACCTAGAGATTTGTAACCTAGAGAGCCTTTCAATGCAGTCCTTTTAA
- a CDS encoding DNA adenine methylase, protein MQTPNDFLHANHAIYQAFLAQEPFNAVLLNSLCKRYNALENLADNYYSENFGGKFFSPLDAKKIGFIRDDIDHLLNNHVITLKEFYILLSSLLFSADKIANTVGHYDAYRKNTPLQDRFKFGLIQPIQTPYAIDIHKMDANTLAKNLNMPIDVAFVDPPYNSRQYSRFYHLLETLTKNDQPKLYGQALKPQPENMSTYCKVNAKLAFKDLIQTLAQKTKVLVVTYNNTYTSKSSSSQNKITLQEISAILQSSGKLSTYEFPFKAFSAGKTEFKAHKEYIFVCEVV, encoded by the coding sequence TTGCAAACACCGAATGACTTTTTACACGCTAACCATGCGATCTATCAAGCCTTTTTAGCACAAGAGCCTTTCAATGCAGTCCTTTTAAACTCTCTTTGTAAGCGCTACAACGCCCTTGAAAACCTAGCAGATAACTATTACTCTGAAAACTTTGGGGGTAAGTTTTTTAGCCCTCTAGATGCTAAAAAGATTGGTTTTATCCGCGACGATATAGACCACTTACTAAACAACCATGTTATCACTCTAAAAGAGTTTTATATTTTGCTCTCTAGCCTACTTTTTAGTGCAGATAAAATTGCAAACACCGTAGGGCACTATGATGCCTATAGAAAAAACACACCCTTGCAAGATAGGTTTAAGTTTGGACTAATTCAGCCCATACAAACCCCATATGCTATAGACATTCACAAGATGGATGCCAATACTCTAGCCAAAAACCTAAACATGCCCATTGATGTCGCTTTCGTAGATCCACCTTACAATTCAAGGCAGTATTCAAGGTTTTACCACCTTTTAGAAACGCTCACTAAAAATGACCAACCCAAACTTTATGGACAAGCTCTAAAGCCACAGCCTGAGAATATGAGCACTTATTGCAAAGTGAACGCAAAACTTGCCTTCAAAGACCTGATCCAAACTTTAGCGCAAAAGACAAAAGTTCTTGTTGTAACCTACAATAACACCTACACTTCCAAATCCAGCTCTAGCCAAAATAAAATCACACTTCAAGAGATTAGTGCGATTTTGCAAAGCAGTGGTAAACTTTCCACCTACGAATTTCCCTTTAAAGCTTTCAGTGCAGGCAAAACAGAGTTTAAAGCCCATAAAGAGTATATTTTCGTGTGTGAGGTGGTATGA
- a CDS encoding replication initiation protein translates to MLFRKFRINYHDTQKTQVKSMEIQVNMPYFGYLLNFLNANFTSFELLEFQNIRGKYAKTLYRLLKQWKSVGVPPRMEWGKFRELMGILRDYQVGEIEMHILKPAIQELKKLPQFESLCYEKLKTKGMGNRITHIQFYFQPTTKTSKDKEQAKRDLKTIAWKIKSQQVIEQIKRSKKQRAEQAKQEDSVMEILGAAFSKPQDPSIVLVIDSIHPTLKGYNFLAKFYQNGQQIDERSATLANKEILLESFARAGYQRIDLAQQSQQVDQTPQQPPDLNPKDDLTDYIGRNLYMSKNGVPASLKIKDIARLKNGTIQVEVKDVDKPRKSLNPFKFENAAHFKNWFRKFAE, encoded by the coding sequence ATGCTCTTTAGGAAGTTTCGCATTAACTACCATGACACCCAAAAGACCCAAGTTAAGAGCATGGAAATCCAAGTAAACATGCCCTACTTTGGCTACTTACTTAACTTCTTGAATGCTAACTTCACTTCCTTTGAGCTCTTGGAGTTTCAAAATATCAGAGGGAAGTATGCTAAGACTCTTTATAGACTGCTTAAGCAATGGAAAAGTGTAGGTGTACCTCCTAGAATGGAGTGGGGCAAGTTTAGGGAATTGATGGGGATACTCAGAGATTACCAAGTAGGTGAAATTGAGATGCATATCCTCAAACCCGCTATCCAAGAACTCAAAAAGCTCCCTCAATTTGAATCTCTTTGCTATGAAAAACTCAAAACCAAAGGCATGGGCAATCGCATCACCCATATTCAGTTCTACTTCCAGCCCACCACTAAAACAAGCAAAGATAAAGAACAAGCCAAAAGAGATTTAAAAACCATTGCTTGGAAAATCAAAAGCCAACAAGTGATTGAACAAATCAAACGCTCTAAAAAGCAACGAGCAGAGCAAGCCAAACAAGAGGATAGTGTTATGGAAATCTTAGGGGCGGCTTTTAGCAAACCCCAAGATCCTAGTATTGTGCTTGTCATTGATAGCATACACCCTACTCTAAAGGGCTATAATTTTTTAGCCAAGTTCTACCAGAATGGCCAACAGATTGATGAGAGAAGTGCCACCCTAGCTAACAAAGAAATCTTACTAGAGAGTTTTGCTAGAGCTGGTTATCAAAGAATAGACTTAGCTCAGCAATCACAGCAAGTTGATCAAACACCACAACAACCACCAGATTTAAATCCTAAAGACGATCTGACAGACTACATTGGACGCAATCTTTACATGAGCAAGAATGGTGTACCTGCTAGCCTTAAGATCAAAGACATTGCTAGATTAAAAAATGGAACGATCCAAGTAGAGGTGAAAGATGTGGACAAACCCCGCAAATCTTTAAATCCTTTTAAATTTGAAAACGCAGCGCATTTTAAAAATTGGTTTAGAAAGTTTGCAGAATAA
- a CDS encoding AAA family ATPase produces MIITIANEKGGSGKSTLCINLALQFLAEQKDIVVLDTDPQQSVEVFVNIRSETSLPIFPLFNRTGNITDTLKQMVGKYQIVIIDTKGEHSKESQRAILLSDLVLIPTTPSQLDSAVLLDMLERVQDLQALNEKLKALVLINRIPPIPTLKEKQALVEFIEQNNTNNRVLLLKNHLSERIAFKRSISEGLGVMECGDVKAKREWEQFFNELTSHLPQSMPNKDKSHAL; encoded by the coding sequence ATGATCATCACCATTGCTAACGAAAAAGGTGGGAGTGGAAAAAGCACCCTATGTATTAACTTAGCCCTGCAGTTTCTAGCAGAACAAAAAGACATTGTGGTACTAGACACCGATCCCCAACAGAGTGTAGAAGTATTTGTTAATATCAGAAGCGAAACGAGTTTGCCTATCTTTCCTCTATTTAATAGAACTGGCAATATCACAGATACCCTTAAGCAGATGGTTGGCAAGTACCAAATTGTTATAATTGACACTAAGGGCGAGCACTCCAAAGAAAGTCAAAGAGCAATTTTACTTAGCGATCTTGTTTTAATCCCAACAACACCTAGTCAACTAGATAGCGCTGTGCTTTTGGACATGTTAGAAAGAGTCCAAGATTTACAGGCACTCAATGAAAAGCTAAAAGCGTTGGTTCTTATCAATAGAATACCGCCAATCCCCACTCTTAAAGAAAAACAGGCTTTAGTAGAATTCATTGAGCAAAACAACACTAACAACAGGGTGCTTCTTTTAAAGAACCACTTAAGTGAGCGCATCGCCTTTAAGCGTAGCATATCAGAGGGGCTTGGTGTGATGGAATGCGGCGATGTCAAGGCAAAGAGAGAATGGGAGCAGTTTTTTAACGAACTAACATCCCATCTACCCCAGTCTATGCCAAATAAGGATAAAAGCCATGCGTTGTGA
- a CDS encoding type II toxin-antitoxin system HipA family toxin, which produces MEVYSNTDQVGVLEVYATGRNETYYFTYDANWIQNGFEIDPQLPLQETKVVSKELWGAFCDISPDRWGRLIQKREAKSELTDSEYMLGVSDYFRVGSLRLFKEGLFVSPSTNHPKLANINQLCVSAHRVEQGESLEDDLRKLLAPSGSLGGARPKASVLKEGVLYIAKFPSLKDADKQISRCEKTMLDVAKLAKIQVCQTELLETSKGTVLLVKRFDRKEQERIPFKSAMTLLSARDGEQRSYCDLAKVLDQKNKKELFRRMVFNGLFGNCDDHLRNHGVLYDQENKTWNLSPAFDITPESIVYAKQTHALNFIDLENLPSIELFDRIKHHFSVTETLFKSILKDMWGARERFEILARKNGINRDNLIALKNNYQHVDFEKVQQMFSVNKGIEF; this is translated from the coding sequence ATTGAAGTTTATAGCAACACGGATCAAGTGGGGGTTTTAGAAGTCTATGCTACTGGGAGAAATGAAACCTATTACTTCACATACGATGCTAATTGGATACAAAATGGATTTGAAATAGACCCACAGCTACCACTACAAGAAACTAAAGTTGTTTCTAAAGAGCTATGGGGGGCTTTTTGTGATATTAGTCCTGATAGATGGGGCAGATTGATTCAAAAAAGAGAAGCCAAGAGTGAACTCACTGATAGCGAATACATGCTAGGGGTGAGCGATTACTTCAGAGTGGGGTCTTTGCGTCTTTTTAAAGAGGGTTTGTTTGTATCACCTAGTACAAACCATCCTAAACTTGCCAACATCAACCAACTTTGTGTTTCTGCACACAGAGTGGAGCAAGGAGAAAGTTTAGAGGATGATCTAAGAAAGTTACTTGCCCCCAGTGGTAGTTTAGGTGGGGCTAGACCTAAGGCCAGTGTTTTAAAAGAGGGCGTACTCTACATCGCTAAATTTCCCTCCCTTAAAGATGCCGATAAGCAAATCTCTAGATGTGAAAAAACCATGCTAGATGTGGCTAAACTAGCAAAAATACAGGTTTGCCAAACAGAATTACTTGAAACTTCTAAGGGCACAGTTCTTTTAGTTAAGAGATTTGATAGAAAAGAACAAGAGAGAATCCCTTTCAAATCAGCCATGACTCTTCTAAGTGCACGCGATGGAGAACAGAGGAGTTATTGCGATTTAGCAAAGGTGCTAGATCAAAAGAACAAGAAGGAGTTATTCCGTAGAATGGTGTTTAATGGGTTATTTGGAAATTGTGATGATCACTTAAGAAACCACGGGGTACTCTATGATCAAGAAAACAAAACTTGGAATTTAAGCCCTGCCTTTGATATAACACCTGAAAGCATTGTTTATGCCAAACAAACCCATGCTCTTAACTTCATAGACTTAGAAAATCTACCCTCTATTGAGCTATTTGATCGAATCAAGCACCATTTTAGTGTAACAGAGACTTTATTTAAAAGTATCTTAAAAGACATGTGGGGTGCAAGAGAGCGGTTTGAAATTCTTGCTAGAAAAAATGGGATCAATAGGGATAATTTAATCGCTCTTAAAAATAATTATCAGCATGTAGACTTTGAAAAAGTCCAACAAATGTTTAGTGTGAACAAAGGCATTGAGTTTTAG
- a CDS encoding RNA-guided endonuclease InsQ/TnpB family protein: protein MLIAYKQKLYNSSKNKQIDRLLRLYGICYNHCIALHKRYYRLYKKHLNFYTLKKHITKLKRTARFAFLKTLGSQTLQELVGRIDKAYKKFFKKQGRPPRFKKVANYQSFTFSQCGYKIQDNIISFNGYRFKFVKTYDLAGKPKTLTIKRDNLGDYFLCLVCETEDNLKPAGGNSVGLDFGLKTFLTCSNGTQIPSPLFFSKFLPLIRACSRSLSKKKRGSHNRLKARLKLARLHRKVQNLRKDFFYKIANSLAKQYATIFIEDLNLKGMVKLWGRKINDLAFGEFVAILERKTQVVKIDRFYPSSKTCSNCGALKEDLSLKDRFFHCPSCGFSLDRDLNTSINIHRVGASTLGGEAVRPA, encoded by the coding sequence ATGCTCATCGCCTACAAGCAGAAACTCTACAATTCAAGCAAGAACAAGCAGATAGACAGACTCTTGCGTCTTTATGGCATTTGCTACAATCATTGTATCGCTTTGCATAAGCGGTATTATAGGCTCTATAAGAAGCACTTGAATTTCTACACTTTGAAAAAGCACATCACCAAGCTAAAGAGAACAGCACGCTTTGCTTTTTTGAAAACTCTAGGCTCTCAAACCTTGCAAGAGCTAGTAGGGAGGATAGACAAGGCTTATAAAAAGTTTTTTAAGAAACAAGGCAGACCGCCTAGATTTAAAAAGGTGGCCAACTATCAGTCTTTCACATTTTCACAATGTGGTTATAAAATCCAAGACAACATTATCTCTTTTAATGGCTATCGCTTTAAGTTTGTCAAAACCTACGACCTTGCAGGCAAACCCAAGACCTTAACCATTAAAAGAGATAATCTAGGCGATTATTTCTTGTGCTTGGTGTGCGAAACAGAGGATAACCTTAAGCCCGCAGGCGGTAACAGCGTGGGGCTTGACTTTGGGTTAAAAACTTTTCTCACATGCTCTAATGGCACACAAATCCCATCGCCTTTATTTTTCTCTAAATTCTTGCCTTTGATCCGTGCTTGCTCTCGCTCCCTATCCAAAAAGAAAAGAGGCAGTCATAACCGCCTAAAGGCTAGGCTAAAACTTGCTAGATTGCACCGCAAAGTCCAAAATCTTAGAAAAGACTTTTTCTACAAGATTGCTAATAGCCTAGCCAAACAATACGCCACTATTTTCATTGAAGATTTGAACCTGAAGGGTATGGTTAAACTTTGGGGGCGCAAGATTAATGATTTGGCTTTTGGTGAGTTTGTGGCTATCTTGGAGAGAAAAACCCAAGTGGTTAAGATTGATAGATTCTATCCTAGCTCTAAAACTTGTTCTAATTGTGGAGCACTCAAAGAGGATTTAAGCCTAAAAGATAGGTTTTTTCATTGCCCTTCTTGTGGCTTTTCTTTGGATAGAGATTTGAACACAAGTATAAATATTCATAGAGTGGGGGCATCCACTCTTGGAGGAGAAGCTGTAAGACCCGCCTAG
- a CDS encoding relaxase/mobilization nuclease domain-containing protein translates to MDLEEEPLFDYVKVHQRKTPKSKKTYIEFFHQAIVDYTKNLITSTTRSKRKQVVIKNIANMTTGHLQRALDYLLKKSEDQTVVDEFFATVKAEEVLEQWREDFRSSKSRAKNVAMHLVFSIDEPINKRNLQILESSVYQTLIDSLGYNYAFILKVHSHQNKPHVHVLLNKTHKFTGKKLRFTSKTDCKEFFHSMREDFKNHLFINSNAELEYSNTPNIEKHLRSIEKELEEIQKMASNNNTKLCSSSKLRYV, encoded by the coding sequence ATGGATCTTGAAGAAGAACCGCTATTTGATTACGTCAAGGTGCACCAAAGAAAAACGCCAAAGTCTAAAAAAACTTACATAGAATTCTTCCACCAAGCCATTGTTGATTACACCAAAAATTTAATAACTTCTACTACTAGGTCTAAAAGAAAACAAGTTGTGATCAAAAACATAGCTAATATGACTACCGGGCATTTACAAAGAGCTCTGGATTATTTGCTCAAAAAATCTGAGGATCAGACAGTGGTAGACGAATTTTTTGCCACAGTGAAAGCAGAGGAAGTTTTAGAGCAATGGAGAGAGGACTTTAGATCTTCAAAGAGCAGAGCTAAGAATGTTGCGATGCATTTGGTTTTCTCTATTGATGAGCCCATTAACAAGAGAAACTTACAAATTTTAGAATCCTCCGTTTATCAAACACTTATTGACAGTCTAGGCTACAACTATGCTTTTATTCTTAAAGTCCATAGCCATCAGAACAAACCCCATGTTCATGTACTTCTTAACAAGACACACAAATTCACAGGTAAGAAGTTACGCTTTACTTCTAAAACAGATTGCAAAGAATTTTTCCATTCCATGCGTGAGGATTTTAAAAACCATCTCTTCATTAACTCTAATGCAGAACTGGAATATTCCAATACGCCTAACATTGAAAAGCACTTAAGAAGTATTGAGAAGGAATTAGAAGAGATTCAAAAGATGGCCAGCAACAACAATACCAAGCTCTGCTCAAGCAGCAAGCTAAGATATGTGTAA
- a CDS encoding tyrosine-type recombinase/integrase has product MSTFIRELFIEIKDFIDFKSKSYSKHWVKDTKTYQAMQAQILDAKTIEELNAIKSKLVRLGCKSMHNVAVLIHLFRYFERTKIDIKHLRFLKESHIIDFLYTMSLTYRPSSICVFKVNLGIFFRYLDSKKGFHFNFSLKISLGNHAHLPKFLFKERLFACIEYLKNMQCKSDLEKRDRLIVLIVAYSGLRKGNKERLVTIKRQLIEPYLLEWLQSKTKQNDRSGILFKSIVSQRFINKMLVSLGFTDNFKSAGLHMLRHSFGSYIYGETKDLVLTQHVLGHSSIETTKIYIHTNSDYGKIVADLWSK; this is encoded by the coding sequence ATGAGCACATTTATACGAGAGTTATTTATTGAAATTAAGGATTTTATAGATTTTAAATCTAAATCTTATTCTAAACATTGGGTAAAAGACACAAAAACTTACCAAGCTATGCAGGCACAAATTTTAGATGCCAAGACCATTGAAGAACTGAATGCAATTAAGAGTAAGCTAGTACGACTAGGTTGTAAGTCTATGCACAATGTAGCGGTTTTGATCCACTTATTCAGATATTTTGAAAGGACAAAAATTGATATTAAACACCTTAGGTTTTTAAAAGAATCTCACATAATAGATTTTTTATACACCATGAGCTTGACATACAGACCATCATCTATCTGTGTTTTTAAGGTAAATTTGGGGATATTTTTTAGGTATTTAGATAGTAAAAAAGGATTTCATTTTAATTTTAGTCTAAAAATTTCTCTAGGAAACCACGCGCATTTACCTAAATTTTTATTCAAAGAGAGATTATTTGCTTGTATTGAATATCTAAAGAATATGCAATGTAAGAGTGATTTAGAGAAACGGGATAGATTGATTGTTCTGATTGTGGCCTATAGTGGATTGAGGAAGGGTAATAAGGAGAGGTTAGTAACGATTAAGAGACAATTGATCGAACCATATCTTTTGGAATGGCTTCAATCTAAGACTAAGCAAAATGACAGATCTGGAATCTTGTTTAAATCTATAGTATCCCAGCGTTTTATTAATAAGATGTTGGTGTCTTTAGGATTTACCGACAATTTCAAAAGTGCGGGTTTACACATGTTAAGGCATAGTTTTGGGAGCTATATCTATGGAGAAACTAAGGACCTTGTGCTCACACAGCATGTTCTAGGACACTCCAGTATAGAAACCACAAAGATCTACATCCATACCAATAGCGACTATGGAAAGATTGTGGCGGATTTATGGAGTAAATAA